A portion of the Microlunatus phosphovorus NM-1 genome contains these proteins:
- a CDS encoding dipeptide ABC transporter ATP-binding protein → MTELITELEPPGPRPVRPDAVLRISELTVQFGERLAVESVSFSIERGEILALVGESGSGKTVTAYATLGLLPDSATAQGSVQLTDDPVARPAHERPNLLAAGGVSKDAWSGLRGQLASMVFQEPQTALNPVKTIGWQLSEALRAHRRITRRDARRRAVELLELVGIPEPEHRVDAYPHQLSGGQKQRVVIALALANEPVLLIADEPTTALDVSVQAEILTLLGELRDRLGMAVLLITHNMGVVADLADRVLVMRNGRMVERGEVVSLFSAPFTDYTRELLAAVPRLRVTERSAELESSPALESGLGTDAGTDTPPALVFRQASVDYPGRLGRPAFRALHEVSVTLAAGRILGVVGESGSGKSTLGRAALGLLRPSSGSIEVDGTDVGAASRSELRRLRRQIGVVPQDPAGTLDPRLSVGDSVAEPLQVHRVSTGRSLRLRVAELLQSVSLPSWYAERRPHELSGGQRQRVALARALALRPRLLVADEPTSALDVSVQAAVLAEFVRLRTELGFACVFISHDLAVVNSVSDEVLVLRDGRVVEWGRAEQVLGRPSQPYTQALLDAVPIPDPIEQRARR, encoded by the coding sequence ATGACTGAGCTGATCACCGAGCTCGAACCGCCGGGACCTCGTCCCGTACGTCCCGATGCCGTACTGCGGATCAGCGAGCTGACCGTGCAGTTCGGGGAGCGACTTGCCGTCGAATCGGTCTCGTTCTCCATCGAGCGCGGCGAGATCCTCGCCCTGGTGGGGGAGTCCGGGTCCGGCAAGACGGTCACCGCGTACGCCACGCTTGGTCTGTTGCCGGACTCGGCCACCGCCCAGGGCTCGGTCCAGCTCACCGACGACCCGGTGGCCCGACCGGCGCATGAGCGGCCAAACCTGCTCGCCGCCGGCGGAGTCTCCAAAGATGCCTGGTCCGGATTGCGCGGGCAGCTGGCTTCGATGGTGTTCCAGGAGCCGCAGACCGCGCTCAATCCGGTCAAGACGATCGGCTGGCAGCTGTCCGAGGCGTTGCGTGCGCACCGTCGGATCACTCGGCGCGACGCTCGGCGGCGGGCGGTCGAGCTGTTGGAGCTGGTCGGCATCCCCGAGCCGGAGCATCGGGTGGACGCCTATCCGCATCAGCTGTCCGGGGGGCAGAAGCAGCGGGTGGTGATCGCCCTGGCGCTGGCGAACGAGCCGGTGCTGCTGATCGCCGACGAGCCGACCACCGCCCTGGATGTCAGCGTGCAGGCCGAGATCTTGACGCTGCTCGGCGAGTTGCGGGACCGGCTTGGCATGGCCGTGCTGCTGATCACCCACAACATGGGTGTGGTGGCCGACCTGGCCGACCGGGTGCTGGTGATGCGGAATGGTCGGATGGTCGAACGAGGTGAGGTGGTGTCGCTCTTCAGCGCGCCGTTCACCGACTACACCCGTGAGCTGCTGGCCGCGGTGCCTCGACTACGCGTGACGGAACGATCGGCCGAGTTGGAGTCCTCGCCTGCGTTGGAGTCGGGGCTCGGCACGGACGCAGGGACGGACACGCCACCGGCGTTGGTGTTCCGCCAGGCCAGCGTCGACTATCCCGGTCGGTTGGGCCGTCCAGCGTTCCGGGCACTGCACGAGGTCTCGGTCACCTTGGCCGCGGGCCGGATCCTGGGTGTCGTCGGTGAGTCCGGATCGGGCAAGTCCACCCTCGGTCGCGCGGCGTTGGGACTGCTCCGTCCGAGCAGCGGCTCGATCGAAGTCGACGGTACCGATGTCGGGGCAGCGAGCAGGTCGGAGCTGCGGCGGCTACGGCGCCAGATCGGCGTGGTGCCGCAGGACCCGGCCGGGACGCTGGACCCACGGCTCAGCGTGGGCGACAGCGTGGCTGAGCCGCTGCAGGTGCACCGGGTCAGCACCGGACGGAGTCTGCGTCTGCGGGTTGCCGAGCTGTTGCAGAGTGTGTCGCTGCCCAGCTGGTATGCCGAGCGGCGGCCCCACGAGCTGTCCGGTGGTCAGCGACAGCGCGTCGCGCTTGCCAGGGCGCTGGCGCTGCGACCTCGGCTGCTCGTCGCCGACGAGCCGACCAGTGCATTGGACGTGTCGGTGCAGGCGGCTGTGCTCGCCGAGTTCGTCCGGCTGCGGACTGAGCTCGGGTTTGCCTGCGTGTTCATCAGCCATGATCTGGCCGTCGTCAACAGCGTCAGTGACGAGGTGCTGGTGCTGCGCGACGGTCGGGTGGTCGAGTGGGGCCGGGCCGAGCAGGTCCTGGGCCGGCCGAGTCAGCCGTACACCCAGGCATTGCTGGACGCGGTGCCGATTCCGGACCCGATCGAGCAGCGCGCTCGTCGTTGA
- a CDS encoding arylsulfatase has product MTDLSASSSAGDNGQDAYAGFPGRIGRTISESVPAWPAERTAPQGSPNVIVIVVDDLGYADLGPYGSEIATPHLDRLAADGVRFTNYHTTPLCSPSRAALLTGLNPHKAGFAFPANSDPGYPAYTFTLPDNAPTLAETLRERGYATFALGKWHLTGDRLQHDGASKASWPCQRGFDRYFGALEGFTSLHAPHRLVWDNSPYPVQEFPADYYLTDDLTERAIEMISTLRAADADKPFFLYLAHAAVHGPVQAKAADIADYDHVYDVGWDQIRLDRFRRQLELGLFDAGTVLPPSNRETALDVPPWDSLDEDQRRRFARYMQVYAGAVQAVDASTGRLIEHLERRGELDNTIIVVTSDNGATAEGGPEGTRSYYSQFAHIAELPDDWQRDVDRELALIGGPQTTVHYPRGWGQASNTPFRLYKGHTFAGGIRVPLIVHWPDGGLRGADEDGIRRQYAHVTDVTPTLLDLIGVAPLAARHGLAAPQIDGVSAAGLLRDPGADQQHDDQYTETGGRRAYQRGHWKIVTEHRPGTPFDDTEWQLYDTEADPTETQNVADSHPEVVTELATAWERAAWRNRVFPLDDHGPASSLRRPDDDRFAGTIDLLPFAGTVERWRSAQLVQHRDVAITASFRVAAGDAGVLVAHGDQGGGYLLVVDTDEQGEPIAWFGVNAYGVVHRTSPINLAPGENELLVLLRALPGFRLEALLTDGAVVTGLADLPQLVGMAPFTGISVGADRGGPVDWELHRRAGSHPFSGVLHNVRYAPGVLSDEAPAERARVWAEGVRIYD; this is encoded by the coding sequence ATGACCGACTTGTCTGCCAGCTCGTCCGCCGGCGACAACGGGCAGGACGCGTACGCCGGCTTTCCGGGCCGGATCGGACGCACCATCTCCGAGTCGGTGCCGGCCTGGCCGGCCGAGCGGACCGCGCCCCAGGGCAGTCCCAACGTCATCGTGATCGTGGTCGACGACCTCGGGTACGCCGATCTCGGCCCGTACGGCAGCGAGATCGCGACCCCGCACCTGGACCGCCTCGCGGCCGACGGAGTGCGGTTCACCAACTACCACACCACGCCGCTGTGCTCACCCAGCCGGGCGGCGCTGCTGACCGGGCTCAACCCGCACAAGGCGGGCTTCGCCTTCCCGGCCAACTCCGACCCGGGCTATCCCGCGTACACCTTTACGCTGCCCGACAACGCGCCGACGCTCGCCGAGACCCTGCGCGAACGTGGCTATGCCACCTTCGCGCTCGGCAAGTGGCACCTGACCGGCGATCGGCTGCAGCACGACGGAGCCAGCAAGGCGTCCTGGCCGTGCCAGCGTGGGTTCGACCGCTACTTCGGCGCGCTGGAGGGCTTCACCTCGTTGCACGCTCCGCACCGGCTGGTGTGGGACAACTCGCCCTATCCGGTGCAGGAGTTCCCCGCGGACTACTACCTGACTGATGACCTGACCGAGCGTGCGATCGAGATGATCAGCACGTTGCGGGCGGCGGACGCGGACAAGCCGTTCTTCCTCTATCTGGCCCACGCCGCGGTGCATGGTCCGGTGCAGGCGAAGGCGGCCGACATCGCTGACTACGATCACGTCTACGACGTCGGCTGGGACCAGATCCGGCTGGACCGGTTCCGGCGGCAGCTCGAGCTCGGTCTGTTCGACGCGGGCACCGTGCTGCCACCGAGCAATCGCGAGACGGCCTTGGACGTGCCGCCCTGGGACAGCCTGGACGAAGACCAGCGGCGGCGGTTCGCGCGCTACATGCAGGTGTACGCCGGCGCGGTGCAGGCGGTCGATGCCAGCACCGGGCGGTTGATCGAGCACCTCGAACGACGTGGCGAACTCGACAACACCATCATCGTGGTCACCTCCGACAACGGCGCCACCGCCGAAGGAGGCCCGGAAGGCACCCGCAGCTACTACAGCCAGTTCGCCCACATCGCCGAGCTGCCCGACGACTGGCAGCGCGACGTCGATCGCGAGCTGGCACTGATCGGGGGACCTCAGACGACGGTGCACTATCCGCGCGGCTGGGGCCAGGCGTCGAACACCCCGTTCCGGCTGTACAAGGGCCACACCTTCGCCGGCGGGATCCGGGTGCCGCTGATCGTGCACTGGCCCGACGGCGGACTGCGCGGGGCGGACGAGGACGGGATCCGACGGCAGTATGCGCATGTCACGGATGTGACTCCGACCCTGCTCGACCTGATCGGCGTGGCGCCACTGGCCGCCCGACACGGGCTTGCGGCACCACAGATCGACGGCGTGAGCGCGGCAGGACTGCTCCGGGACCCTGGTGCGGACCAGCAGCACGACGACCAGTACACCGAGACCGGCGGGCGGCGGGCGTACCAGCGGGGTCATTGGAAGATCGTCACCGAGCACCGTCCCGGCACCCCGTTCGACGACACCGAGTGGCAGCTCTACGACACCGAGGCCGATCCGACCGAGACACAGAATGTGGCCGACTCGCATCCCGAGGTGGTCACGGAACTCGCGACGGCTTGGGAGCGGGCGGCCTGGCGCAACCGGGTGTTCCCGCTCGACGACCACGGCCCCGCATCGAGTCTGCGGCGTCCCGACGACGACCGGTTCGCCGGGACGATCGACCTGCTGCCGTTCGCTGGAACGGTCGAGCGTTGGCGATCTGCCCAGCTGGTCCAGCATCGCGATGTCGCCATCACCGCGTCCTTCCGAGTGGCTGCTGGTGATGCCGGCGTGCTCGTGGCGCACGGCGACCAGGGCGGTGGCTACCTGCTGGTCGTCGACACCGACGAACAGGGCGAGCCGATCGCCTGGTTCGGCGTGAACGCGTACGGCGTGGTGCATCGGACCTCTCCGATCAACCTGGCGCCGGGGGAGAACGAACTGCTCGTGCTGCTGCGCGCCCTGCCCGGCTTTCGACTGGAGGCGCTGCTCACCGACGGAGCGGTGGTGACCGGTCTGGCCGATCTGCCGCAGCTGGTCGGAATGGCTCCGTTCACCGGCATCAGTGTCGGGGCCGACCGTGGCGGACCGGTCGACTGGGAGCTTCATCGGCGGGCCGGCAGTCATCCGTTCAGCGGCGTGCTGCACAACGTCCGCTATGCCCCCGGGGTGCTGTCGGACGAGGCTCCGGCCGAGCGAGCCCGGGTGTGGGCCGAAGGAGTGAGGATCTATGACTGA